A genome region from Deinococcus sp. HSC-46F16 includes the following:
- a CDS encoding mismatch-specific DNA-glycosylase, which produces MTTTEVPAGEGYLVPDVLEQGLTLVLVGTAPSRISARAKAYYANPENKFWRVLAEVGLTPRQLAPREYPTLPEYGIGLTDVAKRHSGVDSALPTEAWAPDELREKIRRYRPALVAFTSKRGASETLGLPTGKLPYGPQLLPLEGAEVWVLPSTSPLGHTHFRLEPWQALSDRVRELRGNPAAPHPVP; this is translated from the coding sequence ATGACGACGACTGAGGTGCCTGCGGGAGAGGGCTACCTCGTCCCCGACGTGCTGGAGCAGGGGCTGACGCTAGTGCTGGTCGGCACGGCCCCCAGCCGCATCAGCGCCCGCGCGAAGGCGTACTACGCCAACCCGGAGAACAAGTTCTGGCGCGTGCTGGCCGAGGTGGGCCTGACGCCCCGGCAACTCGCTCCGCGCGAGTACCCCACCCTCCCCGAGTACGGCATCGGCCTGACCGACGTGGCGAAGCGGCACAGCGGGGTGGACTCGGCCCTGCCCACCGAGGCGTGGGCGCCCGACGAACTGCGCGAGAAGATTCGGCGCTACCGTCCGGCCCTCGTCGCCTTCACCTCCAAGCGGGGCGCCTCCGAGACGCTGGGCCTGCCTACCGGAAAACTGCCCTACGGCCCGCAACTCCTCCCGCTGGAGGGGGCGGAGGTCTGGGTGCTGCCCTCGACGAGTCCCCTCGGCCACACCCACTTCCGGCTGGAGCCGTGGCAGGCGCTCTCGGACCGGGTGCGGGAGCTCAGGGGGAACCCGGCGGCCCCTCACCCCGTACCCTGA
- a CDS encoding sulfite oxidase-like oxidoreductase yields the protein MLGKFFKKPADDMGGRVPPGQTLTTRFPVLTYGPAQQYGPEEVVVRVFGLAEEKTLTWADLMALPQTTLTYDIHCVTHWSKLDTTWTGVRVVDLMEHLQLKPRATHVMQHSVGGYTTNLSLEDFTRPENLLAHTFGGEPLTPEHGGPLRLVVPHLYFWKSAKWLTGLEFMDADRPGFWERNGYHMRGDPFAEERYDDD from the coding sequence GGCAAATTCTTCAAGAAACCCGCGGACGACATGGGGGGCCGCGTTCCCCCCGGCCAGACGCTGACTACCCGCTTTCCGGTGCTGACCTACGGCCCCGCGCAGCAGTACGGCCCGGAGGAAGTCGTCGTGCGCGTCTTCGGGCTGGCCGAGGAGAAGACCCTCACCTGGGCCGACCTGATGGCGCTGCCGCAGACCACCCTGACCTACGACATCCACTGCGTGACCCACTGGAGCAAGCTCGACACGACCTGGACGGGCGTGCGGGTGGTGGACCTGATGGAGCACCTCCAGCTCAAGCCGAGGGCCACCCACGTCATGCAGCACAGCGTCGGCGGGTACACGACCAACCTCTCGCTGGAGGACTTCACCCGGCCCGAGAACCTGTTGGCGCACACCTTCGGCGGCGAGCCGCTGACCCCCGAACACGGAGGCCCGCTACGGCTAGTGGTACCGCACCTGTACTTCTGGAAGAGCGCCAAGTGGCTGACGGGCCTGGAGTTCATGGACGCCGACCGCCCCGGCTTCTGGGAGCGCAACGGGTATCACATGCGCGGCGACCCCTTCGCGGAGGAGCGGTATGACGACGACTGA